The genomic window CTGGTCGAGGTTCAGGCGAGTGGCCCGGCCGGCGCTCGCGCTCGCCCCGGTGGAGACCACCTCGATGTAGGTGGGGGTACAGCGCTTCGCGATGGCATGCAAGACCGGAATGGCCACCTGCCCGCCGCAGCTGACAAGGTTCAGGTGTCTGTGGGCCGCCGACCGGTGGCCGTTGACGCCCGGGACGATGAGGGTGCCGAGTCCCGTGGGGGTCAGGTCGATCAGGGTGGTGCCGGTCTGGCGCAGTGCCGCCCAGTGACCGGCGTGGCTGTCGGCGTTGGTGGCGTCGAAGACCACATCGAAGGGCCCGGCCTCCACCACGGCACCAATCCCGCCGGCGGTGGTCGGGTGGCCCATGTCGGCCGCCCGCCGCAGCCCCAGGCTGTCCCGATCGCGGCCTGCCACCAAAGCCAGTTCCAGCCTCGTCGACCGGCGGATCTTGTCGACGAGGTCGATCCCGATCAGGCCGGCGCCGAGTACGGCGACACGCAGACGCTGTTCATCAGCAGCCATCAGCCGCTCCTTCGTTCAAGAGGAGGAGTGGTGTATGAGGAGGCAGTGCCGGCCAGGCATCGCGGGTCAGCGGACGTGCAGCTCGACCGGCGGCAGATGCGGCGAACGCGCGTACACCGTGCTCCGGGCCGCCAGGGGCAGGCTGGCGTGCACGGCCCCGGCCAGAACCAGCTGCCCCGCGCGCAGGCACTCGCCGAAGAGGTGCAGCCGTCCGGCGAGCCAGATCAGGGCAGGGAGTGGGTTGCCGAGGACGGCACGGCCTTCCCCGGTCGCCACCGCGGTTCCGTCGACGCTGACAACCAGCGGCTCGGCGGCCAGGTCCATGTCCGCGCTGAGCGGCACTATGGGCCCGGTAACGACCCGAGCGCAGGACGCGTTGTCGGCGATGCTGTCCGCGACCGTGAGGCGCCAGCTGGTGAACCGGGTGTCGATCACCTCCAGGGCGAGGAACACTTCTTTCACCGCCGCCCGTGCCTCGTCCAGGCCAACGTTCGCGCCCGCCAGGTCGCAGCCGAGCCGGAGCGCGATCTCGGCCTCCACCCGAGGCTGCATCAGCGCGGACCGGACCATGGTGTCGCCCGTGGGCAGCACCATGTCGTCCAACAGGACACCCGAGTCCGGCTCGTCGACGCCCATCTGCTCCTGCATGGCCTGCGAGGTCACCCCCGCCTTGTGGCCGACGACGCGGGCCCCGCCCGCGATCCGCCGGTCCACGACTGCCTTCTGCACCCGGTAGGCGGTCTGCAACGACAGGCCCGGCCGCCGGACGGTCAGCGCTTCGATCGGGACGCGCTCGTACTCCGCCGCCAGCAGAGCCGAGGCCGTAGCGGCGATCCAGCGATCATCCTGCTCGTCCATGACGATCCCTCCTCGGGGCATGAGGCATCACACCCGGTTCGCAGACGTGGGCACGGGAGCAGATCCGGGCGGCGTGCCAGCCACCGGGGCTCGGGCCTGATGAAGAGTCAACCGGGGATCGCTGCGCAGCGGTACGGTGACGGGCAGGCCAAGCGGTATATCGCGTATATGCGAGGCAGGTGCTCATGACCAGGCGTACGCCGAACGTCCAGCTCAGCGTCCTTGTCGCCGAATCCGGCCTCACCTACGAGGCGCTGGCGAAGACGGTCTGCGCGGTCGCCGTCG from Streptomyces formicae includes these protein-coding regions:
- a CDS encoding acetaldehyde dehydrogenase (acetylating), with amino-acid sequence MAADEQRLRVAVLGAGLIGIDLVDKIRRSTRLELALVAGRDRDSLGLRRAADMGHPTTAGGIGAVVEAGPFDVVFDATNADSHAGHWAALRQTGTTLIDLTPTGLGTLIVPGVNGHRSAAHRHLNLVSCGGQVAIPVLHAIAKRCTPTYIEVVSTGASASAGRATRLNLDQYIATTSAAIRAFTGAPDVKVMVNLSPARPAPPFRVAMTVLADAIRPAPGPHEHRGRRSGGARLRARVQGELARR
- a CDS encoding 2-keto-4-pentenoate hydratase; this translates as MDEQDDRWIAATASALLAAEYERVPIEALTVRRPGLSLQTAYRVQKAVVDRRIAGGARVVGHKAGVTSQAMQEQMGVDEPDSGVLLDDMVLPTGDTMVRSALMQPRVEAEIALRLGCDLAGANVGLDEARAAVKEVFLALEVIDTRFTSWRLTVADSIADNASCARVVTGPIVPLSADMDLAAEPLVVSVDGTAVATGEGRAVLGNPLPALIWLAGRLHLFGECLRAGQLVLAGAVHASLPLAARSTVYARSPHLPPVELHVR